The following coding sequences are from one Halorubrum sp. BOL3-1 window:
- a CDS encoding helix-turn-helix domain-containing protein encodes MPDSMTEQLRQDMNCEGLPECFHGLKDLDRKCFQALVEAEEPLTVDDLAERVDRERSTAYRAVQRLLQTGFIEKEQINYDQGGYYHVYSPTDPSKITDEMQRMLNDWYAKMGRLIQEFENKYEQPENSAPAAES; translated from the coding sequence ATGCCAGATTCGATGACAGAACAGCTCCGTCAAGACATGAACTGTGAGGGGCTGCCGGAGTGCTTCCACGGGCTCAAAGATCTCGACAGAAAGTGCTTCCAAGCGCTCGTCGAGGCAGAGGAACCGCTGACCGTTGACGACCTCGCCGAGCGTGTGGATCGAGAGCGCTCGACCGCGTACCGGGCTGTCCAGCGCCTGCTCCAGACGGGGTTCATCGAGAAAGAGCAGATCAACTACGACCAAGGCGGCTACTACCACGTCTACTCGCCGACTGACCCGTCGAAGATCACCGACGAGATGCAGCGGATGCTCAACGACTGGTACGCCAAGATGGGCCGGCTTATCCAGGAGTTCGAAAACAAGTACGAACAGCCCGAGAACTCGGCTCCCGCTGCCGAAAGCTAA